From the genome of Pirellulales bacterium, one region includes:
- a CDS encoding TA system VapC family ribonuclease toxin encodes MANESGCLVDSNIWIALSFSSHPGHQVASSAMAAADNRPAFFCRATRQSFLRLVSTPALARQYAAVELTNNDALDLFDRFMAAPYVEYCDEPAGLLALWRQLAGRASAAPKAWMDAYLAAYAIAGGMKFITLDRDFAAFQNAGLKLLTLQAS; translated from the coding sequence ATGGCGAACGAGTCGGGCTGTCTCGTTGACAGCAATATCTGGATTGCGCTCTCGTTCAGCTCGCATCCGGGACATCAGGTTGCCTCCAGTGCAATGGCGGCGGCGGATAACCGCCCGGCCTTCTTTTGCCGCGCAACGCGGCAGAGCTTTTTGCGTTTGGTTTCGACGCCGGCCCTCGCCCGGCAATATGCGGCCGTCGAGTTGACGAACAACGACGCGCTCGATCTGTTCGACCGGTTTATGGCAGCGCCGTATGTGGAGTATTGCGACGAGCCGGCGGGCCTTCTCGCTCTTTGGCGCCAACTGGCCGGCAGAGCCAGCGCCGCGCCTAAAGCGTGGATGGACGCCTATCTGGCGGCGTATGCCATCGCCGGCGGCATGAAGTTCATCACGCTCGACCGGGATTTCGCCGCGTTTCAAAACGCTGGCCTGAAGCTTCTTACGCTGCAAGCGAGCTAG